One Prinia subflava isolate CZ2003 ecotype Zambia chromosome 9, Cam_Psub_1.2, whole genome shotgun sequence DNA segment encodes these proteins:
- the PRLHR gene encoding prolactin-releasing peptide receptor: MMNSDNLTSQSFLSAIHSNTSSLFSGLQFVQSFKPLIIPCYSLVVFIGVIGNYLLIYVICKTKKMHNVTNFLVGNLAFSDMLMCATCVPLTLAYAFEPRGWVYGRFMCYFVFLMQPVTVFVSVFTLTVIAVDRYCATVYPFRRRLTIPICAYILAAIWLLSCTLAAPALVHTYHAEFPELDFSICEEFWFHRKRDRLAYAYSTLIITYVLPLAVISLSYLRISVKLKNRVVPGNVTQGQAEWDRARRRKTFRLLVLVVAAFGVCWLPLHIFNVIKDIDISLIDKQYFNFIQLLCHWFAMMSACTNAFLYAWLHDSFRGELKKMFAWRKKKIGPATNCIMASVVL; this comes from the coding sequence atgatgAATTCGGACAATTTAACCTCCCAAAGCTTCCTCTCTGCGATCCACAGCAACACCAGCAGTTTATTCTCAGGGCTCCAGTTTGTTCAGTCCTTCAAGCCACTCATCATCCCCTGCTACTCGCTGGTGGTTTTTATTGGTGTCATTGGGAATTACCTTCTCATTTATGTCATctgcaagacaaaaaaaatgcacaatGTCACCAACTTTCTGGTAGGCAATCTGGCTTTCTCAGACATGCTCATGTGTGCGACCTGCGTGCCCCTGACCCTGGCCTATGCCTTTGAGCCCCGGGGGTGGGTTTATGGGCGCTTCATGTGCtactttgttttcctgatgCAACCTGTCACGGTGTTTGTGTCTGTCTTCACCCTGACCGTCATAGCTGTGGACAGGTACTGTGCCACGGTGTACCCGTTCCGCAGGAGGCTCACCATCCCCATCTGTGCTTACATCCTGGCTGCTATttggctgctgagctgcactTTGGCTGCCCCAGCCTTGGTCCACACCTACCACGCAGAGTTCCCGGAGCTGGACTTCTCTATCTGTGAGGAGTTTTGGTTCCACAGGAAAAGAGATCGCTTGGCTTATGCCTACAGCACCCTCATCATCACCTATGTACTGCCCTTGGCTGTCATCTCCCTGTCCTACCTGAGGATCTCAGTCAAGCTGAAGAACCGTGTAGTCCCAGGCAACGTCACCCAGGGCCAAGCAGAGTGGGACCGTGCCAGGAGGAGAAAGACTTTTCGTTTGCTGGTCTTGGTGGTGGCAGCCTTTGGAGTCTGTTGGCTGCCCCTGCACATCTTCAACGTGATAAAGGACATCGACATCAGCCTGATTGACAAGCAGTACTTCAACTTCatccagctgctgtgccactgGTTTGCAATGATGTCTGCTTGTACCAACGCCTTCCTCTACGCCTGGCTCCATGACAGCTTCAGGGGagagctgaaaaaaatgtttgcctggaggaagaagaaaattggACCTGCTACAAACTGCATTATGGCCAGTGTGGTGCTGTAA